In one Papilio machaon chromosome 15, ilPapMach1.1, whole genome shotgun sequence genomic region, the following are encoded:
- the LOC106713115 gene encoding general vesicular transport factor p115 yields the protein MDFLKSGLKTVLGAPEPGHHPSGAETVERLVERVNNSTLLEDRRDACRALKAMSRTYRVEVGAQGMDTLKQVLELDRADSETINHALNTLNNVMSPSQFEEEEDNPQVPMNIGEQFTEMFIKDHNNVQLILDLLDEYDFRVRLSAVQLLTSLLTNRPKDMQEIILVKPMGVSKMMDLLSDNREVIRNEMLLLLIKLTKGNANIQKIVAFENAFDRLFEIVSSEGFSDGGIIVEDCLLLMLNLLKNNSSNINFFKEGSYIQRMLPMFNTPEENEDAGWSPQKVSNVHCMLHIVRTLVSPCNSVQIVSDCQRILKNAGLLDSLCNILMASGVPADILTETINTVGEVVRGNVANQEFVGNVMAPSNPPRPAIVVLLMSMVNEKQPFYLRCAVLYCFQCYLYHNEMSQANLVQTLLPSSTDVSNLTSGQLLCGGLFSSDVLSNWFSAVALMHALIDNPIQKEQLLRVLLATNIGSSPVSLLHQCTLLLQQTTKLQSKVALLMLLSQWTARCAGAVTAFLRAPSAVSYLVNQTCSNDHDDNEYLLQGLSAFLLAICIHFNDDSVENYTRESLKQLVVRRVGMETFVSKLSEVSRHELYNKAAKHPQLRAKVPAEVLIDYEFCRLFKVLESVLIQTLVVKEESGAEEAGRAGTGTGEETGAREGGAALEQYKALIRQQDARLQELVAQLDDMLQQNHALQVALNDSKSSNSLLKDENTLLKAQMSAAQNLPTTESNDKTQYEIKINQLTAEINRLNEILKTTQEEKKKQEVELEKLKSDQDDLLILLSDLDVKVNEYKDRLMSLGEKVEDDNPEVQESNLT from the exons ATGGATTTTTTGAAGAGCGGTCTAAAGACCGTTCTTGGTGCCCCGGAACCTGGACATCATCCTTCAGGCGCTGAAACG GTAGAGCGCTTGGTGGAGCGAGTTAACAATTCTACACTGTTAGAAGATCGTAGAGATGCATGCAGAGCATTGAAAGCTATGTCAAGAACGTACAGAGTAGAAGTGGGAGCTCAGGGGATGGACACATTGAAGCAG gtTTTAGAATTAGATCGTGCTGATAGTGAAACAATAAACCATGccttaaatactttaaacaaCGTAATGTCACCATCACAATTTGAAGAAGAAGAGGACAATCCACAAGTGCCTATGAACATTGGAGAGCAGTTTAccgaaatgtttattaaagatCATAACAACGTTCAACTAATCTTAGATTTGCTAGATGAGTATGACTTCAGAGTAAGACTGTCAGCGGTCCAGTTGCTAACGTCTTTGTTAACGAATAGACCGAAAGACATGCAAGAAATCATCCTTGTTAAACCGATGGGTGTTTCTAAAATGATGGATCTCTTGAGTGACAATAGAGAAGTTATACGAAATGAAATGTTACTTCTTTTAATAAAGCTAACAAAAGGAAATGcaaatatacaaaagataGTCGCTTTTGAAAATGCTTTTGACAGATTATTCGAAATTGTATCTAGTGAAGGATTTTCTGATGGTGGAATTATTGTCGAAGACTGTTTACTGCTtatgttgaatttattaaagaataacagtagtaatattaattttttcaaagaagGTAGTTATATACAGAGGATGCTACCGATGTTTAATACCCCTGAGGAGAATGAGGACGCAGGTTGGTCACCGCAGAAGGTATCAAATGTACACTGCATGTTGCACATAGTCCGCACATTGGTATCGCCTTGTAACTCGGTACAAATTGTCTCGGATTGTCAAAGGATTTTAAAGAATGCCGGTTTGTTGGATTCTCTGTGTAATATATTGATGGCGAGTGGTGTACCAGCTGATATTTTGACAGAAACAATAAATACAGTAGGTGAAGTAGTCCGGGGTAATGTTGCTAATCAAGAGTTTGTTGGCAATGTGATGGCACCATCAAACCCGCCTCGACCCGCTATAGTAGTGTTACTTATGTCTATGGTTAATGAGAAACAACCGTTTTATTTAAG ATGTGCAGTGTTATACTGTTTCCAATGCTATCTTTATCACAATGAGATGAGTCAAGCTAATCTAGTCCAAACACTCTTGCCGTCGTCCACTGATGTCTCAAATCTGACGAGCGGACAATTACTCTGTGGAGGTCTCTTCTCTTCCGATGTGTTATCAAACTGGTTCTCAGCGGTGGCTCTGATGCATGCATTGATTGACAATCCTATACAGAAGGAGCAACTGTTAAGAGTATTGTTGGCGACAAATATTGGAAGTTCTCCCGTCTCGTTGCTACATCAGTGTACATTGTTGTTGCAACAGACAACAAAGTTACAATCTAAG GTGGCGCTGCTGATGCTGCTGAGCCAGTGGACGGCGAGGTGCGCGGGCGCAGTGACCGCGTTCCTGCGCGCGCCCTCTGCTGTCTCCTACCTTGTCAACCAGACCTGCTCCAACGACCACGACGACAACGAGTACCTGCTGCAAG GTCTATCAGCGTTCCTGCTGGCGATCTGCATCCATTTCAACGACGACTCAGTGGAGAACTACACCAGAGAGTCGCTGAAGCAGCTGGTGGTGAGGAGAGTCGGCATGGAGACCTTCGTGTCCAAGCTGAGCGAGGTCTCCCGTCACGAGCTGTACAACAAGGCGGCGAAGCACCCCCAGCTCAGGGCGAAGGTCCCCGCTGAAGTACTCATTGATTACGAGTTCTGCAGGCTGTTTAAAGTTTTAGAAA GTGTCCTCATCCAGACTCTGGTTGTGAAGGAGGAGAGTGGTGCGGAGGAGGCGGGGCGGGCGGGGACAGGGACAGGGGAGGAGACAGGAGCACGGGAGGGGGGCGCGGCGCTGGAGCAGTACAAGGCACTGATCAGGCAGCAGGATGCGCGTCTCCAGGAGCTGGTGGCGCAGCTTGACGACATGCTGCAGCAGAACCATGCACTCCAG gTGGCATTAAATGATTCAAAATCATCGAATTCTCTTCTAAAAGATGAGAACACTTTACTAAAAGCGCAAATGTCCGCTGCACAGAACTTACCCACCACAGAAAGTAACGACAAGACGCaatacgaaattaaaataaaccaacTCACAGCAGAAATAAATAGATTGAACGAAATACTTAAGACTACACAAGAAGAGAAGAAGAAGCAAGAAGTAGAATTAGAGAAATTAAAGAGTGATCAAGATGACCTTTTGATATTGCTCTCGGATTTG gATGTAAAAGTGAATGAATACAAAGATCGCTTGATGTCGTTAGGTGAAAAGGTTGAAGATGACAACCCGGAGGTCCAAGAGTCTAACCTCACTTAG
- the LOC106713186 gene encoding 40-kDa huntingtin-associated protein encodes MSTDLSASFDEQYVNINTKLKKRFMRKPNVSEATNEFIGLAIQCEHSEQPSFAGQTYIGAAKCEALAGNHLGEAEQYLAAARQFIKAEAKLLALKFYSPDRENLEAAIGCYLQALSKYPDKSPIRTSVLMELANNLVSLNHKLEAVTYYEEALETVNDSTMKLLYMRNLLNLLIDCGKYDNALQLANKIFDSNNHIPEGILTEIQVSRILLTLLVKPDEGNKIESLKQLFDDLMNDTESEAIPFNIDLKLKLQSIIICSTVGDLQSLIGVAPDTKSYLTSQQADLLHALYSEQKDYNFVHS; translated from the exons atgtCAACTGATCTCAGCGCAAGTTTCGACGAGCagtatgttaatataaatacgaaGTTGAAAAA gCGGTTTATGCGTAAACCAAATGTTTCTGAAGCGACAAACGAGTTTATAGGATTAGCAATACAATGTGAACACTCGGAGCAGCCGTCATTTGCTGGTCAGACGTACATTGGAGCGGCAAAGTGCGAGGCTTTAGCTGGAAATCATTTGGGAGAAGCGGAACAATATCTTGCCGCAGCTCGACAGTTTATTAAAGCCGAGGCTAAATTATTagcattgaaattttatagcCCAGATAGAGAGAATTTAGAG gCAGCAATTGGTTGCTACCTGCAAGCACTAAGCAAGTATCCAGACAAGTCACCAATACGCACCTCAGTACTAATGGAGCTTGCTAATAACTTGGTCTCTTTGAACCACAAACTAGAAGCGGTGACATATTATGAAGAAGCTTTGGAAACTGTAAATGACAGTACTATGAAACTGTTGTATATGAGAAATCTGCTCAACTTGCTTATTGATTGTG gTAAATATGATAATGCTTTGCAattagcaaataaaatatttgattctaATAATCATATACCGGAAGGAATTTTAACTGA aaTTCAAGTGAGCCGAATATTGTTAACTTTACTTGTTAAACCTGATgaaggaaataaaattgaatcacTCAAACAGCTGTTTGATGACCTGATGAATGATACTGAAAGTGAAG CAATACCATTCAATATAGATTTGAAGCTTAAACTACAGTCTATTATTATCTGCAGCACTGTTGGGGATCTGCAGTCATTGATCGGTGTAGCTCCAGACACTAAGTCATATTTAACATCACAACAAGCAGACTTATTGCATGCATTGTACAGTGAACAGAAAGATTATAACTTTGTTCATAgttga
- the LOC106713176 gene encoding 60S ribosomal protein L34 translates to MVQRLTFRRRLSYNTKSNQRRIVRTPGGRLVYQYVKKPKKIPRCGQCKSKLRGIQPARPAERSRLCYRKKTVKRVYGGVLCHKCVKQRIVRAFLIEEQKIVKVLKAQQASAKAGRKAAK, encoded by the exons ATGGTACAACGTCTTACATTTAGGCGACGTTTGTCGTACAATACCAAGTCAAACCAAAGGAGAAT AGTACGAACTCCTGGTGGTCGCCTAGTGTATCAGTATGTTAAGAAGCCCAAGAAGATCCCAAGATGTGGCCAGTGCAAGAGCAAACTCAGAGGTATCCAGCCAGCCAGGCCCGCTGAGCGCTCACGTCTCTGCTACCGTAAGAAGACAGTAAAACGTGTATATGGAGGTGTCCTCTGCCACAAGTGTGTTAAACAACGGATCGTCAGAGCCTTCCTTATTGAAGAACAGAAGATCGTAAAGGTTCTCAAAGCTCAACAGGCCAGTGCAAAGGCTGGAAGGAAAGCTGCGAAGTGA
- the LOC106713152 gene encoding serine/threonine-protein kinase RIO3, with protein MSNPWKKVQTPVDTQNLSDIMSEEYARGLQVKEEIKFAEQVSDQHIATESNDVPPEILQQIAECNMKDYCDSDAIIAKVLQCQFDKEYDDEVKRVEKKKNGDAKVSVSYNNYRNIPDHLVYDSDSDDDVEQASKKDWDRFETNEKEYASLPKRGFIMKDGEMVTKHDSVINGRRNACRIMAFPPEVCTGDGAGFDMKLPNSVFNQLKEHTKCNQKKHKLLDRKESQATAEMGLDEPTRLILFKMINNGMLEDINGIISTGKESVVLHANGDQSFPDLVVPKECAIKVFKTTLNEFKTRDKYIEADYRFKDRFSKQNPRKIVHMWAEKEMHNMMRIQKIGLNCPDMVCLKKHILVMSFIGRDNKPAPKLRDVILKPEKWESVYNEIVDAMHKLYNVGHLVHADLSEYNILWWENKCWFIDVSQSVQPDHPNGLEFLLRDCRNIINFFEKKGVLNIKSADELFKSITGFDEVDVNLLEGVHTTYNALSSRFEIAPDDNRNVSYPFEYCWQKTSEVKQPKEDIVNSDEDEFEEMWTHSIQNKPVDVAANFGNEVQMPGSTSQTIIDKNVSFGNVIDVAIPKKVGDISSGFIDKKS; from the exons atgtcGAATCCCTGGAAGAAAGTTCAAACACCAGTTGACACACAAAATCTTTCGGATATTATGTCAGAGGAATATGCAAGAGGACTTCAAGTAAAAGAAGAGATAAAATTCGCAGAACAGGTATCGGATCAGCATATAGCTACAGAATCAAACGATGTGCCTCctgaaattttacaacagATTGCTGAATGTAACATGAAAGATTATTGCGACTCGGACGCAATCATTGCGAAAGTTCTGCAATGTCAATTCGATAAAGAATACGATGATGAGGTGAAGAGAGtggaaaagaagaaaaatgggGATGCGAAGGTATCAGTGTCCTATAATAATTACCGCAACATTCCCGATCATTTGGTATACGACTCGGATTCGGACGATGATGTCGAACAGGCGAGTAAGAAAGATTGGGATCGCTTCGAAACCAATGAAAAAGAATACGCAAGTCTTCCGAAAAGAGGTTTTATTATGAAAGACGGCGAAATGGTGACTAAACACGACAGTGTTATTAACGGGAGAAGAAATGCTTGCCGTATTATGGCCTTCCCACCAGAAGTGTGCACTGGAGATGGTGCTGGATTTGATATGAAATTACCAAACTCTGTGTTCAATCAACTTAAAGAGCATACGAAATGCAACCAAAAGAAACATAAACTGCTGGATAGAAAGGAGAGCCAAGCTACTGCTGAAATGGGTCTGGATGAGCCAACAAGACTTATCCTGTTTAAGATGATTAACAATGGGATGTTGGAAGATATTAATGGAATTATATCTACCGGCAAAGAATCTGTTGTGTTGCACGCCAATGGTGACCAGTCATTCCCAGATTTGGTTGTTCCTAAAGAATGtgcaataaaagtattcaaaactacattgaatgaatttaaaactcgagataaatatattgaagCCGACTATAGGTTCAAAGATCGCTTCTCTAAGCAGAATCCTAGGAAAATAGTGCACATGTGGGCTGAGAAGGAAATGCACAACATGATGAGAATACAGAAGATAGGTTTAAACTGTCCTGACATGGTGTGTCTGAAGAAGCATATTTTAGTGATGTCTTTTATTGGGCGAGACAACAAACCTGCCCCAAAACTGAGGGATGTTATATTGAAGCCTGAGAAATGGGAGAGTGTGTACAATGAGATTGTTGATGCCATGCACAAGCTTTATAATGTGGGGCATCTTGTTCATGCTGATTTATCTGAATACAACATTCTCTGGTGGGAGAACAAATGCTGGTTCATTGATGTTTCTCAGTCCGTGCAACCTGATCATCCTAATGGTCTAGAGTTCCTATTGAGAGACTGcaggaatattataaat ttcttTGAGAAAAAAGGTGTACTAAATATCAAGTCAGCTGATGAACTCTTTAAGAGCATAACTGGATTTGATGAAGTGGATGTTAATTTGTTAGAGGGAGTCCATACAACATACAATGCCTTGTCTTCAAGGTTTGAGATTGCTCCAGACGATAATAGAAATGTTAGCTATCCATTTGAATATTGCTGGCAAAAAACTAGTGAAGTAAAGCAACCCAAGGAAGATATTGTGAACAGTGATGAAGATGAATTTGAGGAAATGTGGACACATTCTATTCAGAATAAACCAGTTGATGTAGCAGCTAACTTTGGCAATGAAGTGCAAATGCCAGGAAGCACCTCACAAACAATCATAGACAAGAATGTCAGTTTTGGCAATGTTATAGATGTTGCCATACCTAAAAAGGTTGGGGATATAAGTAGTGGGTTCATTGATAAAAAGtcttaa